Genomic DNA from Buchnera aphidicola (Hyperomyzus lactucae):
AATATTAACTGTATTACAAGTTTTATTAGAAACTAAAAATATTGCCATTATTATAAATATGGATCATTTCTGTGTTAAAGCACGCGGAGTGTGTGATGTGAATAGCAGCACTATCACTTCTTCTTTCTCTGGCTTATTTGAATCTGATAAAAATATTCGAGATGAATTTTTTATACAAAAAAATATTAAATAGTGAATTAAATATATTCAGTTTATTTTTATTGATTAAAAGATACTTTGTCAGTATTATACTATTTTTAGTGAAAAACTTTCCACTAATATTTAGTAATGAGTATTATATAATTTTTTTAATTTTTTGATTGATCTATTTAATCTATTTAAAATATTAAAATAGAAATTATTTTATAGGAAAAAAATAAAAAATGAATTATATTGGCGCTCATGTTAGTTCTTCTGGTGGTTTAGAAAAAACAGTTTTGCGTGCCATTGAAATCAATGCAACAGCCTTTTCTTTTTTTACTAAAAATCAGCTTCAATGGTTAGCTCCTCCATTGGTTCAAAAAACAATAGATGATTTTAAATCATCTTGTATTAAGCATAAATTTACACCTCAACAAATTTTACCTCATAGTAGTTATTTAATTAATTTGGGTCATCCGGTTAATAATTTATTAGAAAAATCTCGTTTTTCTTTTATTGATGAAATAACTCGTTGTAGCCAACTTGGTTTAAGTTTTTTAAATTTTCATCCAGGTAGTCATTTAAATAAAATAACTGAAATTTCTTGTTTATTAAGAATTTCTGAATCTATTAATATTGCTTTAGAAAAAACTAAAGATGTAATTGCTGTAATAGAAAATACTGCAGGACAAGGTACTAATGTGGGATATTGTTTTGAACATTTATCTCAAATTATTAAAAATATTCATGATAAATCTAGAGTCGGAGTATGTATTGATACTTGTCATTTATTTGCATCAGGTTATGATCTGCGTACTATAAAAGACTGCGAAAATACTTTTAAAAAATTTAATGATTTGATAGGATTAAAATATTTAAAAGGTATTCATTTAAATGATTCAAAAAAGAAAATTAATAGTCGTATTGATCGACATGAAAGCTTAGGACTAGGTGAAATAGGAAAAGTAGCTTTTCAATGGATTATAAGAAATAAAAATTTTCATTATATCCCGATCATTCTAGAAACAGTTAATCCAAGATTATGGAAAGATGAAATTTCATGGTTAAGATCACAAGTATTATAATTAAATCAATGTATTTTATTAAAAGAGGTTAATAATGTTAACAATTTATGCAATACAAAGAACGGAAAAAGGAAAAAGTTTTAATAGAAGATTGCGTATAAATAACCAGTGTCCAGGAGTGTTATACGGAATAAATAAATCTTCTATCTTACTTACATTAGATCATAATTCTCTTTTTAATTTACAAAAAAAAACAGAATTTTACAAAGAAAATTTATTTTTGCTGATCAATAATGATAAACATATAGTCAAAGTTCAATCTGTTCAAAGGCATTCATTTAAATTAAAATTATTACATATTGATTTTATATATATATAATTTTTTTATAAAATGATTATATTTTTTAAAAAAATATTCATTGAAAAAATAAATTAACATTTATTCTAAAATAATATAGTACAAAAAATTTTTCTAAAAATGAGCATTGTAGGATGAAATTGTATAGCAACTAGGCTTGCTAATCCGGAAAAAGTAGTTAATATCGCTAGCCATCCAATCCTCTTTTGAGTTAAGAAAGATGAAGAACGGATGTTATTTTTTTTTATTTTCCACCATTTTGATGTTAGCCATATTCCTAGCCATATTAAAATTGAAATGATTAATAATAGCCATTTAAAATAATCATTTTGAGCACTTTTTGGTATATTTATAGTAATACCTGTAACTATTCCTGGAAAAAAATATACTGGAGGCCATAATATACATCCAACAATACTGGGGAAAATAAATTTTTTAAAAGGTAATTTTAGCATTCCACAAACCATTGGGATTAAGGGTCTAGTTGGTCCTATGAATCGTCCGACAATAATAGTAATGATACTATGTTTATGTAATACAGATTTAACTTTATCAAGTAGTTTTTGATTTTTCTTTAAAAATCTAAAATTATGCAGCCAATTTTTAAAATACAAACCGACATAATATGAAACCCAATCGCCTAATAAACATCCAATTGTTCCAGATATCCAAGCAGGATAGAATAATAGTTTTCCATTACCTATAAACGTACCTAGTGTAGTCATTAAAATAATACCAGGAAGTAATAATCCAATAAATGCAAGGGATTC
This window encodes:
- the rplY gene encoding 50S ribosomal protein L25, translating into MLTIYAIQRTEKGKSFNRRLRINNQCPGVLYGINKSSILLTLDHNSLFNLQKKTEFYKENLFLLINNDKHIVKVQSVQRHSFKLKLLHIDFIYI
- the nfo gene encoding deoxyribonuclease IV; its protein translation is MNYIGAHVSSSGGLEKTVLRAIEINATAFSFFTKNQLQWLAPPLVQKTIDDFKSSCIKHKFTPQQILPHSSYLINLGHPVNNLLEKSRFSFIDEITRCSQLGLSFLNFHPGSHLNKITEISCLLRISESINIALEKTKDVIAVIENTAGQGTNVGYCFEHLSQIIKNIHDKSRVGVCIDTCHLFASGYDLRTIKDCENTFKKFNDLIGLKYLKGIHLNDSKKKINSRIDRHESLGLGEIGKVAFQWIIRNKNFHYIPIILETVNPRLWKDEISWLRSQVL
- a CDS encoding DedA family protein, with amino-acid sequence MESWLTSFMTQSLTYSLLIVGIISFLESLAFIGLLLPGIILMTTLGTFIGNGKLLFYPAWISGTIGCLLGDWVSYYVGLYFKNWLHNFRFLKKNQKLLDKVKSVLHKHSIITIIVGRFIGPTRPLIPMVCGMLKLPFKKFIFPSIVGCILWPPVYFFPGIVTGITINIPKSAQNDYFKWLLLIISILIWLGIWLTSKWWKIKKNNIRSSSFLTQKRIGWLAILTTFSGLASLVAIQFHPTMLIFRKIFCTILF